One region of Psychrobacter sp. DAB_AL43B genomic DNA includes:
- a CDS encoding regulatory protein RecX: protein MEIKTLAEILAESDADSASNTNTRPKKPSKHSYKDTPNKPSKTGKHSAYPSKEPSSANDSVNNDSINHDSNFNIESIDALSSPIKKPFKNKKRKKNFHPAANFTAEPNDVPVYQPPEAQSIKEMLAEVKHNVHSDSDDIDSHHKASVGQHLESSECLSDLTAPNDSKADSQIDNLPSALKAYLRTPEQRQAEVDAIKAESRLRWLAFYYLSRREYGKAELKQKLLDKEQDPDKIDILLDEFEDKGYQSDYRTTLMLIRESIRKGRGRGHIKQEFYRKKIAMPDNIDELIDMANTESEEFSEFIDDSADNLVEGVDWLKLAVTARTKKYGDDIPTEQKNKAKQLRFLQYRGFNTDICFQALNYTLDNLDERF from the coding sequence ATGGAAATTAAAACTTTAGCTGAAATTCTAGCTGAGTCGGATGCCGACTCAGCTAGTAATACTAACACTAGACCCAAAAAACCGTCTAAACACTCCTATAAAGATACGCCTAACAAGCCCAGTAAAACTGGCAAACACTCTGCCTATCCAAGTAAAGAGCCTTCATCAGCTAACGACTCAGTAAATAACGACTCAATAAATCACGACTCTAACTTTAATATAGAATCGATTGACGCGCTATCCTCTCCTATAAAAAAACCATTTAAGAATAAAAAACGCAAAAAAAACTTCCATCCAGCTGCTAACTTTACAGCTGAACCTAATGATGTGCCTGTTTATCAGCCACCAGAAGCGCAAAGCATTAAAGAGATGTTGGCAGAAGTTAAACACAACGTTCATAGTGATAGCGACGATATCGACTCTCATCATAAGGCTAGCGTTGGGCAACATTTAGAAAGTTCAGAATGTTTATCTGATTTAACGGCTCCTAATGACAGTAAAGCAGATAGTCAAATAGATAACTTACCTTCTGCACTTAAAGCTTATTTGCGCACGCCTGAGCAACGGCAAGCGGAAGTCGATGCCATCAAAGCAGAAAGCCGCTTACGTTGGTTGGCTTTTTATTATTTGTCACGGCGCGAGTATGGTAAAGCTGAATTAAAGCAAAAGTTGCTGGATAAAGAACAAGACCCAGATAAAATAGACATATTACTCGATGAGTTTGAAGACAAAGGCTATCAAAGCGATTACCGTACGACCCTCATGCTTATCCGTGAAAGCATTCGTAAAGGGCGTGGGCGCGGACATATTAAGCAGGAATTCTATCGTAAAAAAATTGCCATGCCAGACAATATCGATGAGCTCATTGATATGGCTAATACAGAATCCGAAGAGTTCAGCGAATTTATAGATGACAGCGCTGATAATTTGGTCGAAGGCGTAGACTGGCTGAAACTAGCGGTTACTGCCCGCACCAAAAAATATGGTGATGACATACCCACTGAACAAAAAAACAAAGCAAAACAGCTACGTTTTTTACAATATCGTGGCTTTAATACTGATATTTGTTTTCAAGCGCTCAACTATACGTTAGATAATTTAGATGAGCGTTTTTAA
- the folP gene encoding dihydropteroate synthase gives MSLFQPLPAYTVTSRDKVLDLSQPHIMGILNVTPDSFSDGGQFNGIDKAVAHCQQMIEGGATIIDIGGESTRPNADAVATDEEIQRVIPVVQAIREHCGGGIWLSIDTSNPAVMQAAFEVGADIWNDVRSLKRVDAAAMAAQLDIPVMLMHMRGEPTTMNNLAQYDDVISEVQTELKARIDEVISMGVKREKIIIDPGFGFAKNYEHHCALLSQLKNLQILGLPMMFGISRKRFLAEVLTKTGVQGLAVTQPPERDTVGTAAGIFALQQGASIIRTHNVTMMQQAVALWSQLSAYDKD, from the coding sequence ATGTCATTATTCCAACCTTTACCTGCTTATACGGTGACCAGCCGCGATAAAGTGTTAGACTTATCACAGCCCCATATTATGGGTATTCTTAATGTCACACCAGATTCATTTTCTGATGGTGGACAGTTTAATGGAATCGATAAAGCAGTTGCCCATTGTCAGCAAATGATAGAGGGCGGTGCAACCATTATCGATATCGGTGGTGAGTCTACGCGACCAAATGCGGACGCTGTGGCAACCGATGAAGAGATACAACGTGTTATACCCGTCGTGCAAGCGATTAGAGAGCACTGTGGTGGTGGTATTTGGCTCTCTATTGACACCAGCAATCCGGCGGTTATGCAGGCAGCTTTTGAGGTAGGTGCTGATATTTGGAATGATGTGCGGTCGCTTAAACGTGTGGATGCAGCAGCGATGGCAGCTCAGCTTGATATACCGGTTATGTTGATGCATATGCGCGGCGAGCCAACGACCATGAATAATCTGGCGCAATATGATGATGTCATCAGTGAGGTACAGACAGAGTTAAAAGCACGTATCGATGAAGTCATAAGTATGGGTGTCAAACGTGAAAAAATAATTATCGACCCCGGATTTGGTTTCGCTAAAAACTATGAGCATCACTGTGCATTATTAAGTCAGCTTAAAAACTTGCAAATACTTGGACTGCCGATGATGTTTGGTATATCGCGCAAGCGATTTTTGGCAGAAGTGCTGACTAAAACTGGTGTGCAAGGGCTTGCTGTTACCCAACCGCCCGAGCGTGATACGGTAGGTACTGCTGCTGGTATTTTTGCGCTTCAGCAGGGTGCTAGCATTATTCGTACTCATAATGTCACTATGATGCAGCAAGCCGTGGCATTATGGAGCCAGTTATCTGCCTACGATAAAGACTAA
- the recA gene encoding recombinase RecA has translation MDENKAKALKAALAQIEKQFGKNTIMHLGDDSAALDVDVVSTGSLGLDIALGIGGLPKGRIVEIYGPESSGKTTMTLQAIAECQKQGGVCAFIDAEHALDPVYARKLGVNTDELLLSQPDNGEQALEITDMLVRSGAIDMIVIDSVAALTPRAEIEGEMGDSHMGLQARLMSQALRKITGNAKRSNCMVVFINQIRMKIGVMFGSPETTTGGNALKFYASVRMDIRRIGAVKNGDEIIGNQTRVKVIKNKMAPPFRQAEFEITYGEGTNHLAEVIDLGVEIGAVGKAGSWYSYGDEKIGQGKANSVLFLKENPVIAEEIEAKIRAEKLGVKSDSKAEDLIEANEELASEPVQ, from the coding sequence ATGGACGAAAATAAAGCCAAAGCCCTTAAAGCTGCATTAGCTCAAATCGAAAAGCAGTTTGGTAAAAATACCATTATGCATTTGGGTGATGACTCAGCAGCACTTGATGTCGATGTGGTATCGACTGGCTCATTAGGTTTAGATATTGCACTTGGTATTGGCGGTTTGCCAAAAGGTCGTATCGTTGAGATTTACGGCCCTGAAAGCTCAGGTAAAACGACTATGACTTTGCAGGCGATTGCAGAGTGCCAAAAACAAGGTGGTGTTTGTGCCTTCATCGATGCTGAGCACGCCTTAGATCCAGTATATGCACGCAAGCTTGGTGTGAATACTGATGAATTACTACTCTCACAGCCTGATAATGGCGAGCAAGCGCTTGAGATTACCGATATGTTGGTACGTTCAGGTGCAATCGACATGATCGTTATTGACTCAGTAGCAGCTTTGACGCCGCGTGCAGAGATTGAGGGCGAGATGGGCGATTCACATATGGGTTTGCAAGCACGTCTTATGAGCCAAGCCCTACGTAAAATCACCGGTAATGCCAAACGCTCAAACTGTATGGTAGTGTTTATTAACCAAATTCGTATGAAAATCGGTGTTATGTTTGGTAGCCCAGAAACCACAACCGGTGGTAATGCGCTCAAATTCTATGCTTCAGTACGTATGGACATTCGTCGTATCGGTGCGGTCAAAAATGGCGATGAAATCATTGGTAACCAAACCCGTGTCAAAGTCATTAAAAACAAAATGGCACCACCATTTCGCCAAGCTGAGTTTGAGATTACTTATGGCGAAGGTACCAATCACTTAGCGGAAGTCATTGATTTGGGTGTTGAGATTGGTGCGGTTGGAAAAGCAGGCTCGTGGTACAGCTATGGCGATGAAAAAATCGGTCAAGGTAAAGCCAACTCAGTACTGTTCTTAAAAGAAAACCCTGTTATTGCTGAAGAGATTGAAGCTAAGATTCGTGCTGAAAAGCTTGGTGTAAAAAGTGACAGCAAGGCAGAAGATCTTATTGAAGCTAATGAAGAACTGGCCTCTGAACCTGTACAATAA
- a CDS encoding monovalent cation:proton antiporter-2 (CPA2) family protein encodes MFAAAAGSPNLMLQATIFLGAALLFVPLGKRFGIATVLGYLITGLILGPSVLDVAGDAESLLHFSEFGVVMLLFIIGLELQPSRLWALRRSIFVLGGLQVGLTGTLLMWLSHQFFALPLDTAFIIGFGLALSSTAFVLQILTEKQQLSSTHGREAFTILLFQDIAVIPLLAVIPFLSGVREQSYDLIYFGKVFAVFAGLIFASRYVVRPFFKFVASSGASELLTAVALFIVMGVSILMGQIGLSMALGAFLTGVLLADSEYRHELEASIEPFKGLLLGLFFMSVGMLTDVKLILAKPIFIIGCAMGLMFIKFSVITAIAKISGNRWPTSIRLGVTLAQGGEFAFVLFSVATAQNVLRPELANTLNLVVTISMALTPLAFLLLEKIGEPLFAKSKPSREYDTIPDHEHQVIIAGFGRVGQIIGRVLRMHNIEFTAIERSANRVDFVRKFGNQVYYGDPKNPEILRAAGIKKARVFILAIDDLERSITTAQYLRKNYPDLVVLARARDRQHYYRLREVGVRHIWRETYLTSLDMSRESLQLLGISPEKARETVQTFRDYDDDLIERQQAIYDDEASMIESTQSAMAELESLFDEDIDKARKMDLSDFYEALKSQAVPIDDKDHIATDSKN; translated from the coding sequence ATGTTCGCTGCCGCCGCCGGCTCACCAAACTTGATGTTACAAGCTACCATTTTCTTGGGAGCAGCGCTGCTCTTTGTACCACTTGGTAAGCGCTTCGGTATTGCGACAGTCTTAGGGTATCTCATCACAGGACTGATATTGGGTCCAAGTGTCTTAGACGTGGCAGGCGACGCTGAGAGCCTGTTGCATTTTTCTGAGTTTGGCGTGGTGATGCTGTTGTTCATCATTGGGCTTGAGCTGCAGCCATCACGATTATGGGCGCTACGCCGTTCTATATTTGTGTTGGGTGGTCTGCAAGTTGGTTTGACTGGCACGTTATTAATGTGGCTTTCACATCAGTTCTTCGCCTTACCACTCGATACCGCATTTATCATCGGCTTTGGACTAGCCCTCTCATCTACTGCTTTTGTGCTACAGATATTGACTGAAAAACAGCAGCTTTCGAGCACTCATGGTCGTGAAGCCTTTACGATTTTATTATTCCAAGATATTGCTGTTATACCCTTATTAGCCGTTATTCCATTTTTATCAGGCGTGCGCGAACAAAGCTATGATTTGATTTATTTTGGCAAAGTATTCGCTGTTTTTGCCGGACTCATTTTTGCCAGTCGTTATGTCGTTCGACCGTTTTTTAAATTTGTGGCATCAAGTGGCGCGTCAGAGTTATTAACAGCTGTAGCACTATTCATCGTGATGGGCGTGTCTATTTTGATGGGTCAGATTGGTCTATCGATGGCATTAGGCGCATTTTTGACGGGGGTATTGCTGGCAGATTCTGAGTATCGCCACGAGCTAGAGGCCAGTATCGAGCCTTTTAAAGGCCTGTTATTAGGGCTGTTCTTTATGTCGGTCGGTATGTTGACCGATGTCAAACTCATCTTGGCCAAGCCCATCTTCATTATTGGCTGCGCGATGGGGCTGATGTTTATTAAATTCAGTGTCATTACAGCGATTGCAAAAATATCAGGCAATCGCTGGCCGACCAGTATTCGGCTAGGTGTCACTCTCGCTCAAGGCGGTGAATTTGCCTTTGTGTTGTTTAGCGTGGCGACGGCACAAAACGTCTTACGACCTGAGCTTGCCAATACACTGAACCTTGTCGTGACCATCTCTATGGCACTCACGCCCTTGGCATTCTTATTATTAGAAAAAATAGGTGAGCCGTTATTTGCAAAAAGTAAACCAAGCCGTGAATACGATACGATTCCAGACCACGAGCATCAGGTGATTATCGCTGGTTTTGGGCGAGTTGGTCAGATTATCGGTCGTGTATTGCGCATGCACAATATTGAGTTTACAGCGATTGAACGCTCTGCCAATCGAGTCGATTTCGTCCGTAAATTTGGTAATCAAGTCTACTATGGCGATCCAAAAAACCCTGAGATACTACGGGCGGCTGGTATCAAAAAAGCACGTGTATTTATTCTTGCCATCGATGATTTAGAACGCTCTATCACCACTGCTCAATACCTGCGTAAAAACTATCCAGATTTGGTTGTCTTAGCGCGAGCGCGTGATCGCCAGCACTACTATCGTCTACGCGAGGTTGGCGTTCGTCATATTTGGCGTGAGACTTATTTAACCTCTTTAGATATGTCACGTGAGTCGCTACAGCTGCTTGGTATTTCACCAGAAAAAGCACGCGAAACGGTACAAACTTTCCGCGACTATGATGATGATTTGATTGAACGCCAACAAGCTATCTATGACGATGAAGCCAGTATGATTGAATCGACCCAATCAGCGATGGCAGAGCTAGAAAGCCTATTTGATGAAGACATTGATAAAGCCCGTAAAATGGATTTGAGCGATTTTTATGAGGCGCTCAAAAGCCAAGCAGTACCAATCGATGATAAAGACCATATCGCGACTGATTCTAAAAACTAA
- a CDS encoding succinate dehydrogenase assembly factor 2, protein MTIINQPEPTNEQRRIIYQARRGLKELDFYFDPYIKEIYLTAAPAEQQTFAQMLTHEDPDLLDYFTNQNRPEDEALWELVNKIKTWRHSKSLV, encoded by the coding sequence ATGACGATTATAAATCAACCAGAGCCAACCAATGAGCAGCGTCGCATTATTTATCAAGCACGCCGAGGCCTCAAAGAGTTGGACTTTTATTTTGATCCGTATATCAAAGAGATATACCTAACGGCTGCGCCTGCAGAACAACAAACATTTGCTCAAATGTTGACTCATGAAGACCCTGATTTATTGGATTATTTCACCAATCAAAATCGTCCAGAAGATGAGGCGCTATGGGAATTGGTCAATAAGATTAAGACATGGCGCCATAGTAAAAGTTTGGTTTAA
- the trmB gene encoding tRNA (guanosine(46)-N7)-methyltransferase TrmB, giving the protein MAVSENDKHLRIVNTFMKRRTHMNKNAELALTAPEFAHYLVNNSFGDGNLDGIDDLRVLFTDSPNGRDAPLTVEIGFGLGDSFIEMAVAEPNRNFVGVEVHEPGIGKCAYMAGTQGLTNVKIINGDAIQLLKQLPENHIDRIQLYFPDPWQKKRHYKRRFVSPERMAIVTRSLKQGGWFHTATDWEHYAFWMVEVLDGFTGLTNQAGVGNFTDRPDFRPMTKFERRGLERGHGVWDLIYLKD; this is encoded by the coding sequence ATGGCCGTTTCAGAGAATGACAAACATCTACGTATCGTTAATACGTTTATGAAACGCCGCACGCACATGAATAAAAACGCCGAGCTGGCATTGACTGCGCCAGAGTTTGCCCATTATTTGGTTAATAACAGTTTTGGCGATGGCAATCTTGATGGCATCGATGATTTGCGTGTGCTATTCACCGATAGCCCTAATGGTAGAGACGCCCCACTTACTGTAGAGATTGGTTTTGGGCTCGGTGATTCGTTCATTGAGATGGCAGTAGCAGAGCCTAACCGTAATTTTGTGGGTGTCGAAGTCCATGAGCCAGGTATAGGCAAATGCGCTTATATGGCAGGCACCCAAGGCTTAACCAATGTCAAAATCATCAACGGCGATGCCATTCAATTGCTAAAGCAGTTACCAGAAAATCATATCGATCGCATCCAGCTGTATTTCCCTGACCCATGGCAAAAAAAGCGTCACTACAAACGTCGTTTCGTCAGCCCTGAGCGCATGGCAATCGTGACTCGCAGTTTAAAGCAAGGTGGCTGGTTCCATACCGCCACCGACTGGGAGCATTATGCTTTTTGGATGGTAGAAGTTTTAGATGGTTTTACAGGCTTAACCAATCAAGCTGGCGTTGGCAACTTCACTGACCGTCCTGACTTTCGTCCGATGACCAAATTCGAGCGCCGTGGTTTAGAGCGTGGTCATGGCGTATGGGATTTAATCTATCTCAAGGACTGA
- a CDS encoding DUF2628 domain-containing protein, which translates to MLFIETDTPPPFYQEQLTPTRRRQLDKWFISNRSQRYYLKRFEQFDKQGYLSPKWHWAAFFVTFPWLLYRKRYMDAIVYSVAGWSFIQLNVALVLVTVEFLAMPYIADAYQMTIRAAIAAIIWLFWSFMVARWTDAYYYRMARREIADAIDDYPQDERLQQAHLRREGGVSLFGLGLGFGFFAFALMVIKVQFLPIIAKPKANEVLFDAYDSAKTAQNRVALIYQQTGQCPINLPINTGTQQVRIDIDTKAAGVAETDCAVIATIQNVKFPIRYLNDHNLVFYHVLGGDNWECISSLNKKQAPENCSAD; encoded by the coding sequence ATGTTATTTATCGAAACGGATACACCGCCTCCTTTTTATCAAGAACAACTAACCCCTACCAGACGTAGGCAATTAGACAAATGGTTTATCAGTAACCGTAGCCAGCGCTATTATTTAAAACGCTTTGAGCAATTTGATAAACAAGGCTATCTCTCACCAAAATGGCATTGGGCAGCGTTTTTTGTGACCTTTCCTTGGCTGCTCTACCGTAAGCGCTATATGGATGCGATTGTCTATAGTGTGGCAGGATGGTCATTTATCCAGCTCAATGTTGCTTTGGTATTGGTTACGGTGGAATTTTTGGCCATGCCTTATATCGCTGATGCTTATCAGATGACGATACGAGCAGCCATCGCTGCAATCATTTGGCTATTTTGGTCGTTTATGGTCGCACGCTGGACGGACGCTTATTATTATCGTATGGCCCGTCGTGAGATTGCCGATGCTATTGACGACTATCCGCAAGATGAGCGCTTGCAACAAGCGCATTTGCGCCGAGAGGGTGGGGTTAGTTTATTTGGATTAGGGCTGGGCTTTGGATTTTTTGCATTTGCCTTAATGGTGATTAAGGTGCAGTTTTTGCCTATTATCGCCAAGCCAAAAGCAAATGAAGTATTGTTTGATGCCTATGATAGCGCTAAAACAGCACAAAATCGCGTGGCGCTGATATATCAGCAAACCGGACAATGCCCGATCAATCTGCCTATCAATACTGGCACTCAGCAAGTACGTATTGATATTGATACCAAGGCGGCGGGGGTAGCAGAAACCGACTGTGCCGTTATTGCGACGATTCAGAATGTTAAGTTCCCTATACGCTATCTAAATGATCATAATTTGGTTTTTTATCATGTACTAGGCGGTGATAATTGGGAATGTATAAGTTCACTGAATAAAAAGCAAGCACCTGAAAATTGTAGCGCTGATTAG
- a CDS encoding anion permease, protein MPFKPIPAALAILVSLIIWFVIPVPNGVTPAAWHMLALFIGTIVAIIGKVLPIGAIAIIAVTLVALTGVTNESPKEAIADALSSYSSPLIWLIGVAVMISRGLIKTGLGRRIAYYFISIFGKKTIGVAYSLTAAELMIAPITPSNTARGGGIIHPIMKSIAQSFHSTPEEGTQKKIGRYLAMVNYHANPITSGMFITATAPNPLVVDLVNKATGSEIQLSWTTWAVAMFIPGMLCLLLMPLVIYLIYPPDVKVTPDAKKFAKDNLTEMGQVSTQEKIMLGVFALMLILWANIPALIFGEQLSVDATTTAFIGLTTLILTGVLTWDDVLKEKSAWDTIIWFGALIMMASYLNKLGLISWFSSNIESMIGTLGVGWVGAVVILTLVYLYIHYFFASTTAHITALFAAFYAVGLTLGAPPMLYALILAAAGNIMMTLTHYATGTAPVIFNSGYVTLGEWWSIGAIMSVVNLVVWIGAGLLWWKLLGYY, encoded by the coding sequence ATGCCATTTAAGCCTATACCTGCTGCGCTTGCGATTTTAGTCAGCCTTATCATCTGGTTTGTCATTCCTGTGCCTAATGGGGTCACACCTGCAGCATGGCATATGTTGGCATTATTTATCGGCACTATTGTCGCCATCATCGGTAAAGTCTTGCCTATTGGCGCGATTGCCATTATTGCCGTCACCTTGGTGGCGCTTACTGGTGTGACCAACGAGAGTCCAAAAGAAGCGATTGCTGATGCGTTATCAAGCTATTCGAGCCCTCTGATTTGGCTTATTGGTGTTGCAGTGATGATATCGCGGGGATTAATAAAAACGGGTTTAGGTCGGCGTATCGCTTATTATTTTATCTCTATCTTTGGTAAAAAAACCATCGGGGTCGCGTATTCTTTGACTGCGGCGGAGCTGATGATCGCACCGATTACACCCTCTAATACGGCTCGTGGCGGTGGTATTATTCATCCTATCATGAAGTCGATTGCGCAAAGCTTTCATTCTACGCCAGAAGAAGGCACACAGAAAAAAATTGGTCGTTATTTAGCCATGGTTAATTATCATGCCAATCCAATCACGTCCGGTATGTTTATTACCGCTACTGCACCGAACCCATTAGTGGTAGATCTGGTCAACAAAGCTACTGGTAGTGAGATTCAGCTGTCATGGACGACGTGGGCAGTCGCGATGTTTATACCAGGGATGCTCTGTTTATTATTAATGCCATTGGTTATTTATTTAATATATCCACCGGATGTCAAAGTAACTCCCGATGCGAAAAAATTTGCCAAAGATAATTTAACAGAAATGGGTCAGGTGAGCACGCAAGAAAAAATCATGTTAGGCGTCTTTGCGCTGATGCTGATACTGTGGGCAAATATTCCTGCTCTAATCTTTGGTGAGCAATTAAGTGTTGATGCGACCACCACCGCTTTTATAGGATTGACGACGTTAATACTGACTGGCGTACTAACTTGGGACGATGTGCTTAAAGAAAAATCTGCATGGGATACCATTATTTGGTTTGGCGCCCTTATTATGATGGCCTCTTACCTTAATAAATTGGGTTTAATCAGCTGGTTTTCAAGTAATATCGAATCAATGATTGGAACGCTAGGAGTAGGCTGGGTCGGCGCTGTAGTTATTTTGACCTTAGTTTATCTGTATATTCATTACTTTTTTGCTAGTACTACCGCTCATATCACTGCGCTATTTGCCGCTTTCTATGCAGTAGGATTGACTTTAGGGGCACCTCCGATGTTATATGCGCTGATTTTGGCAGCAGCAGGCAATATCATGATGACGCTCACTCATTATGCAACAGGTACCGCACCAGTTATCTTTAACTCAGGCTATGTGACGTTAGGAGAGTGGTGGAGTATTGGAGCCATCATGAGTGTGGTAAACCTTGTAGTATGGATAGGTGCAGGGTTACTTTGGTGGAAGCTGCTTGGTTATTATTAA
- a CDS encoding YidB family protein — MSLLGNLVSQVARSAIDPEDAQRNPVNQRINPRRTGGLGDILGNVLGGGNQPSGYNPQQYERRSDNGFGLDDIIGGLTGGGLTGNSQRGGTSSGSGGLGDILGSVLGGQTMGGQTRQSGFGGKGMLIAALMPMVLSWIKRNGGLGGALSKITGMGYENQARSWMSNQEVNDNLDPNEINRLFDDSEIQQVAAHTGANEMEVRQGLAELLPEVMNQLTPNGNLDNEPEANEEIDQIINQLSSRLNTLK, encoded by the coding sequence ATGAGTTTACTAGGGAATTTAGTGAGCCAAGTGGCACGTAGCGCGATAGACCCAGAGGATGCCCAACGCAATCCAGTCAATCAACGTATTAATCCACGTCGTACTGGTGGACTAGGCGATATATTGGGTAACGTATTAGGCGGTGGCAATCAACCAAGTGGCTATAACCCACAGCAGTATGAGCGTCGCTCAGACAATGGCTTTGGTTTAGATGACATTATCGGCGGTCTAACAGGTGGTGGTTTAACAGGAAATAGTCAGCGTGGTGGTACGAGCTCAGGTTCTGGTGGGCTTGGTGATATCTTAGGTAGCGTATTGGGTGGACAGACTATGGGTGGCCAAACTAGACAGTCTGGCTTCGGTGGTAAAGGAATGTTAATTGCTGCACTCATGCCAATGGTACTAAGTTGGATCAAACGTAATGGTGGATTGGGTGGTGCATTATCAAAAATTACTGGCATGGGTTATGAAAACCAAGCGCGTTCTTGGATGAGTAATCAGGAGGTCAATGACAATCTTGATCCTAATGAAATTAACCGTTTATTTGATGACAGCGAAATTCAGCAAGTAGCTGCCCACACGGGCGCTAATGAGATGGAAGTACGCCAAGGTTTGGCTGAGCTATTGCCTGAAGTAATGAATCAGTTGACGCCAAATGGTAACTTAGATAATGAGCCTGAAGCTAATGAAGAAATTGATCAAATTATTAATCAGTTATCGAGTCGTCTGAATACCTTAAAATAG